A stretch of Ferribacterium limneticum DNA encodes these proteins:
- a CDS encoding cytochrome c biogenesis CcdA family protein translates to MDIPLAHLGLSLVAGSLTTLSPCVFPILPLVLGGAVQANRLAPLAMGLGMAISFALIGVVLGALGPALGIDSDSVRLFGAWLLIAFGLVMLVPVLNQRFTEWMLPIASSANAASAKLDGGSLTGALLLGGVLGLVWSPCSGPLLASALTLVASEGGALRGGTILGLFGIGAAIPLVAVAYASRRGFSVARGWVLARIDGIKKAFGVLILLTGLAILSGADKWLEAQVVSVLPDAWVQATTLF, encoded by the coding sequence ATGGACATTCCCCTCGCCCACCTCGGCCTGAGCCTGGTCGCCGGCAGTTTGACGACACTCTCGCCCTGCGTTTTTCCCATCCTGCCGCTGGTCCTCGGCGGCGCCGTGCAGGCCAACCGGCTGGCGCCGCTGGCCATGGGCCTCGGCATGGCCATTTCCTTTGCACTGATCGGCGTCGTGCTCGGCGCTCTCGGCCCGGCCCTCGGCATTGATTCAGACAGTGTTCGGCTGTTCGGCGCCTGGCTGCTGATCGCCTTCGGCCTGGTCATGCTGGTGCCGGTGCTCAATCAGCGCTTCACGGAATGGATGCTGCCCATCGCCTCGAGTGCCAATGCGGCTTCTGCCAAGCTCGACGGTGGCTCGCTGACCGGTGCACTGCTGCTTGGCGGCGTGCTCGGCCTGGTCTGGAGCCCCTGCTCCGGCCCACTGCTCGCCTCGGCCCTGACGCTGGTCGCCAGCGAAGGCGGGGCGCTGCGCGGTGGCACCATTCTCGGCCTGTTCGGCATCGGCGCGGCGATCCCGCTGGTCGCTGTCGCCTACGCCTCGCGGCGGGGGTTCAGTGTGGCAAGAGGCTGGGTGCTGGCCCGCATTGACGGGATCAAGAAGGCCTTTGGCGTCCTGATCCTGCTGACCGGACTGGCCATTCTTTCCGGCGCCGACAAGTGGCTGGAAGCACAAGTGGTTTCAGTGCTGCCGGACGC
- a CDS encoding thioredoxin family protein produces MKTIQLLAGLAISAAASLVFALDIQPYSPETLAAKQKAGEAVALHFHADWCPTCRAQEKVFNGWKGDAAVPGTLLIVNYDKERELKRQLGVRTQSTVIVYKGSKETGRLAGETDAKTLRAVLDSAK; encoded by the coding sequence ATGAAAACCATCCAGCTTCTCGCCGGCCTCGCCATCTCGGCCGCTGCCAGCCTCGTCTTCGCCCTCGACATCCAGCCCTACTCGCCGGAAACGCTGGCGGCCAAACAGAAGGCCGGCGAAGCGGTGGCCCTGCATTTCCACGCTGACTGGTGCCCGACCTGCCGTGCTCAGGAAAAGGTGTTCAACGGCTGGAAGGGCGATGCCGCGGTGCCCGGCACGCTGCTCATCGTCAATTACGACAAGGAGCGCGAGTTGAAACGCCAGCTTGGCGTGCGCACCCAATCGACGGTAATTGTCTACAAGGGCAGCAAGGAAACCGGGCGTCTGGCCGGCGAGACTGACGCCAAGACGCTGCGCGCCGTGCTCGACAGCGCGAAGTAA
- a CDS encoding toll/interleukin-1 receptor domain-containing protein, with translation MSIPKVFISYSHDSLDHKKWVLDLATQLRSSGVDAVIDQWDLRPGDDLAYFMETQVAAADKVLMVCTEKYVEKANAGVGGVGYEKMIVTAGLLARIDSNKVIPLIRQVAGNKLPTFLQTKLYLDFSRQDQFEFSFDELIRTLHNAPLFEKPPITKSPFPVIPKAASPTNDGLRELMSVVVMLFETNSRDLQRYADLVNAMDISRVMIDLLVEEAVQLGYLTQPTATLYQLTKSGKLYALEKGLIK, from the coding sequence ATGAGCATTCCGAAGGTATTCATCTCCTACTCCCATGACTCACTCGATCACAAAAAATGGGTTCTGGATCTTGCAACCCAGCTTCGTTCATCTGGGGTGGATGCTGTAATCGATCAGTGGGACCTACGTCCAGGGGATGACCTCGCTTATTTTATGGAAACGCAGGTGGCAGCAGCGGATAAGGTACTGATGGTATGTACTGAGAAGTACGTGGAAAAAGCCAATGCAGGCGTAGGAGGTGTTGGCTACGAAAAAATGATCGTCACAGCAGGATTGCTTGCACGCATTGATTCAAACAAAGTAATCCCTCTTATTCGCCAAGTAGCGGGAAATAAGCTACCCACATTCCTGCAAACAAAACTGTATCTTGACTTCTCACGCCAGGATCAATTTGAGTTTTCTTTCGATGAGCTAATTCGAACCCTACACAACGCCCCATTGTTTGAAAAACCACCTATTACCAAATCCCCTTTCCCAGTTATTCCAAAGGCAGCCTCCCCAACAAACGATGGATTGAGAGAGTTGATGTCAGTCGTTGTTATGCTGTTTGAGACAAATAGCAGGGACCTTCAGCGCTATGCTGATCTTGTAAATGCTATGGATATATCACGAGTAATGATTGATCTGCTCGTTGAAGAGGCTGTTCAACTAGGCTATTTGACTCAACCTACCGCGACTTTGTATCAGTTGACCAAGAGTGGAAAACTGTATGCTCTCGAAAAGGGACTTATTAAGTAG
- a CDS encoding HvfC family RiPP maturation protein: protein MSADFQDFQRAFADHLRDPQHTPRPPGVPARRMAVYNELLFNNICGFVDRCFPASRAILGEKRWRRLCRTFYRDWPLHTPWFREIPREFVRYLAEAEISQPLPVWLAELAHYEWAELAVDVIDAPRPAHDPAGDLLRNPVALNPALLNLAYTWPVHRISPDYRPRKPQPTYLAVYRDANDDVQFSQINAVTSRLLSLLATAPTTGETAIRQIAIELQHPAPEQLLAHGATLLDDLRRQGIVLGSLISAISLS, encoded by the coding sequence ATGAGTGCCGATTTCCAGGACTTCCAGCGCGCCTTCGCCGACCACCTGCGCGACCCGCAACACACCCCGCGCCCACCCGGCGTGCCGGCCCGACGCATGGCGGTGTACAACGAACTGCTGTTCAACAATATCTGCGGCTTTGTCGACCGCTGCTTCCCGGCCAGCCGGGCCATTCTTGGCGAAAAGCGCTGGCGACGGCTGTGCCGGACCTTCTACCGCGACTGGCCGCTGCACACGCCGTGGTTCCGCGAAATTCCGCGCGAATTCGTCCGCTATCTGGCCGAAGCCGAGATCAGTCAGCCGCTCCCCGTCTGGCTGGCCGAACTGGCGCATTACGAATGGGCTGAACTGGCGGTCGACGTCATCGATGCACCGAGGCCCGCACACGACCCCGCCGGCGACCTGCTGCGCAACCCGGTCGCCCTCAACCCGGCCCTCCTCAACCTCGCCTACACCTGGCCGGTGCACCGCATCAGCCCGGATTACCGCCCGCGCAAGCCACAGCCAACTTACCTCGCCGTCTACCGCGATGCCAACGACGACGTGCAATTCAGCCAGATCAACGCCGTCACCAGCCGCCTGCTGAGCCTGCTCGCCACCGCACCAACCACCGGCGAAACCGCCATCCGCCAGATCGCCATCGAACTGCAACACCCCGCCCCCGAACAACTGCTGGCCCACGGCGCAACGTTGCTCGACGACTTGCGTCGGCAGGGCATCGTGCTTGGCAGTTTGATCAGCGCGATTTCGTTGTCCTGA
- a CDS encoding HvfB family MNIO-type RiPP peptide maturase translates to MLPRHAHGAGLGFRRELIEALKAGVPEAIRFFELAPENWAGMGGRSAKELRQFTERYPFVCHGLSLSLGGPGPLDEALLRRIKAFMSEHGMALYTEHLSWCADDSHLYDLLPIPMTEPAVKWTVERIQRAQDILGQRIGIENASYYVAPPGAEMSEAEFISSIIREADCLLHLDVNNIYVNSRNFGFDPLAFMHALPLERTCYVHVAGHYVEPDGLLIDTHGAEVIDPVWSLLEAAYTRIGGTVPTCLERDFNIPDLPALTAEVEQIARLQAAAAPRKAA, encoded by the coding sequence ATGTTGCCACGCCACGCCCACGGTGCCGGCCTCGGCTTTCGCCGCGAACTGATCGAAGCGCTGAAAGCCGGCGTGCCTGAGGCCATCCGCTTTTTCGAGCTTGCCCCGGAAAACTGGGCCGGCATGGGCGGTCGCTCCGCCAAGGAGCTGCGCCAGTTCACCGAACGTTACCCCTTCGTCTGCCACGGCCTGTCGCTATCGCTTGGCGGACCGGGGCCCCTGGATGAAGCCCTGCTTCGGCGCATCAAGGCTTTCATGAGCGAACACGGCATGGCGTTGTACACCGAACACCTGTCGTGGTGCGCCGACGACAGCCATCTCTACGACCTGCTGCCGATCCCGATGACCGAGCCAGCCGTCAAATGGACGGTCGAACGCATCCAGCGGGCGCAGGACATACTCGGCCAGCGCATCGGCATCGAAAACGCCTCGTACTATGTCGCACCACCAGGCGCCGAGATGAGCGAGGCCGAATTCATTTCCAGCATCATCCGTGAGGCCGATTGCCTGCTGCATCTCGACGTCAACAATATCTACGTCAACAGCCGTAATTTCGGCTTCGACCCGCTCGCTTTCATGCACGCCCTGCCACTCGAACGCACCTGCTACGTCCATGTCGCCGGCCATTACGTCGAGCCGGATGGGCTGCTGATCGACACCCATGGCGCCGAAGTCATCGACCCGGTCTGGTCGCTGCTCGAAGCGGCCTACACCCGCATCGGCGGCACTGTGCCGACCTGCCTTGAACGCGATTTCAACATTCCCGATTTGCCAGCGCTGACCGCGGAAGTCGAGCAGATCGCCCGTTTGCAGGCCGCCGCCGCACCCCGGAAGGCCGCCTGA